One window of Plasmodium relictum strain SGS1 genome assembly, chromosome: 14 genomic DNA carries:
- the ALBA1 gene encoding DNA/RNA-binding protein Alba 1, putative produces the protein MKKDREPIDEDEMRITSTGRMTNYVNYAAKLLGEEEKKSIKIKATGNAIAKAVTLAEIVKRRFKGLHQITKCGSTIITDQYVSGQDNNEHVVQEKTVSFIEILLSKDQLDTKDAGYQPPLDEKYVKEMTPEEIVNSRGFRGRGFRPRFYRGFRGGRGGFLRRGGYRGFSDRMYEGRNSFRGGRGGGYGGSFGRGGYRSGGGMGGGRGGYRGGYRGGREGGYRGGNRGGYRSGRGGYRGGRALS, from the coding sequence atgaagaaagaTAGAGAGCCAATAGATGAAGATGAAATGAGAATTACATCAACTGGGAGAATGACCAATTATGTAAATTATGCTGCTAAACTTCTTGGTGaagaggaaaaaaaaagcataaaaataaaagccACTGGTAATGCAATAGCAAAAGCTGTAACATTAGCAGAAATTGTTAAAAGAAGATTTAAGGGATTACATCAAATTACTAAATGTGGTAGTACTATTATAACAGACCAATATGTTAGTGGACAAGATAATAATGAGCATGTTGTTCAAGAAAAAACTGTTTCTTTTattgaaattttattatcaaaaGATCAACTAGATACCAAGGATGCAGGATATCAACCACCATTAGATGAAAAATATGTTAAAGAAATGACACCAGAAGAAATTGTCAATTCTAGAGGATTTAGAGGTAGAGGATTTAGACCAAGATTTTACAGAGGTTTTAGAGGAGGAAGAGGTGGATTTTTAAGAAGAGGTGGATATAGAGGATTTTCAGATAGAATGTATGAAGGCAGAAATAGTTTCAGAGGTGGTAGAGGCGGAGGATATGGAGGTAGCTTTGGTAGAGGTGGATATAGATCAGGTGGTGGAATGGGAGGAGGAAGAGGTGGATATAGAGGTGGGTATAGAGGAGGAAGAGAAGGTGGATATAGAGGAGGAAACAGAGGAGGATATAGAAGTGGCAGGGGTGGATATAGAGGTGGAAGAGCTCtttcataa